CgcttccctgggctgctcatgctgctgctggcttccCTTCAGCCTACAGCTGCCCCTGGCTGACCATGGCCATGACTCCCTAGATTTCACACAGCTTTCTTctcagcagcacctctgtgaaAGAGAGCTGGAGTCTGAAAATCAGAGTACTGACAATCAGTACCTGTATTTCTTCTGTACTCCCCTGCCTCTTTCTATGAAGAAATTTATAATGAATGTCTGTTTACACCTAAGTAACTCTAGGGATAGCATACATATACTTCTCTCTTCTGCTGGAGATGGCAGTAAAGAGGCTATGAGCAATGCAGTCCCCAAAGTAGGTATTTCTGGCTGAAGGAAGGCAAAGCAAAGTTAGTTAAATCAACACATCAGTTGGCAGTTTGGAGTGGGGACACTccaacacacagcacagtcctTGGAGTAATGCTGTGGTACAAAAAGCTGCCTACACTGTGAACTATTCAACATTTCTTCATGTGGGTAAAGGAATGAATATGTATAGTGCATATAGTgtacaaaacatgaaaaagtaGGTTACACCTTTCTTACACATGTCATTTTAAGGATAGGTTGTAATAGATTTGGGGTTATGTCCAAGAACTGTAATTTGCAATGTGAGGGCAGTGAGCTGGAACCCAGCAGATGTGACCTGCAAATCTGTACAATGTAAAGCTCAATGTTATGTTCATTCTGAAGTAGCTGTGATTTTGTTAATTACACATGCTTACAGCAGAGTCACATGGTCATTACACAAACATCTGTTCATTAGCAATTTGAACTTTTTACCTGCAAAGGGTGGTCCAAACAAAGCAGATATTCCATTGGCACAAATGATGATGCCATAGGCATTTGCAAGGTGTTTAGTTCCAACTAAATCTTCAGTCACAACAGGCATTAGAGAAAAATAGCCACTAGAAAATCCTATTAGAGCACAAACCACAGCCAAGCCAACGTATGTCTGCATTAGTGGCAAAGTAAGAATGCAGGTGACCAGGGTAAAGTTAGCTATGAGGAAGACATTCCATGTGCTGATGCACGGGAGATCAGAGATGATTCCAAGGATCACTTTACCAAAAATATGAACAATGGCTATAATGGATGTCAAAGGAAATACATTGTCCTGCCTAGATAAGTTGTACTGCTTGACTATTTCTGGAAGGTGAATAAAGGGAATGACAAAGCTGCTATAGGCAAACAAAGCCCAAATTATAAAGGCCACGAATACTCTATTTGTAAACAGTGATGCAGCTCCAAAGTAGCTGGAGTACCAGAGTGCAAAGCCCTTCCTGACTGTAACTGTCAGCTGGCTCACTGTCTTAAAGAGGCGCAGTCCATACAGGCTCCTTCCACTTCCAGATTTACCTCCAACTTCTGTGTGCTGCACACTGCCAAGCACTTCTTCATTTGCTGCCTCttcttttttgtctgtttcttcACCAAGGACTCCATTGGATTTTATAGTCTCTGTAGAATGGGACAGAGCATTTGCCCGAGTTTCTTCACTATCACTTCTCACCACATATTTTTCACAGAGGTCTTTTGGAGAGAGTGGTCTCATAAGTGCCCCGCAGACACAAAGGTTTAGGGAGATGGCCCCCTGGATGAACATGGCATTCCTCCACCCAAATTCAGTGCAGAGGTACTTCAGTAAGGCAGTCATTAGGAAAGTTCCAAACCCTGTTCCTGTGGTACTGAGCCCTTGTGCAAGTGCTCTTCTCTTCTGAAAATACTGCCCTACCATGACCACTGCAGGCAGATAAACCATGCCACTTCCAAtgcctgttaaaaaaaaaataaaattaaataaatctgaaCTTTTTGCCAACAATgtaaaaagcagtgaaaaaaaaaaaaaaaccctacagtTTTCTTCCTAACTTTTGTGTAAGCAGAGAAGTAAAACCAATAATAAATATTCAATTCTAATGCTAGCTTTCATTTCAGTCTTGTGCTGTTTTCCAAAACCTGCAATACTCATTTCGGCGAGAATGCAATAATGATATTTATTGCTGGAAAAACTAAACACATGGAGTATAAAATCTTTATCTCAGATCAGCAGAACAACACTGGACAGTTACAAATGTCCCCTGACCAATCAGTGACAGTTACTATGGGgacaaacacagacacagcctATTTTGAAATATCTGCAATTATAATACCCACATCTGATGGTATCAGTGACCAGAACTGCTTAGTGAGCACATCTTGTTGCTTTCACCTAAGTTCCGCAGTAAAGAAGATTCACACAGAGTTCCTGTCCTCATTCAGTAACTGCTGAGCCATAGTGACCATGACATGTATTTGAGGAGTCAGCACACGGGGTTTGTGCACTGGTGGGACCTCAGGTGGCTTCGGGTTGGTTCTTCTTGGGCGGTCCCGGGAGggccacacagcagctgctcagtcTTACAAGGCAGATCTCTAATTCTGCTGAAAACCCCTCACTTGTAGTTAAAAACCAGGGTGGGTATTCATGGCATATACATCAAGCAGAAAGTGATGAGTTGTGCAAACACATCATTAGAGGCAACAAGTCACCATTTTTTCTCCCAGCAAATTCTTCATAGAAGAATTTGGATTGGAACAGGTACATGCAGAAGATGCTTCCCAACTCACTGTGATTATAATTCAGAAGTGTGTCATGACTTAGAAGTTTTTCTAAATAGGTGCTAATATAGTTGCATGTAGCTACAGAATGATCTAGCTGCAGCTAGGCCAGAGAAAGCCATGATTCcagaaaagcctgaaaaaagCCCTTCAACAACAGCAATGACCCTGGCTGGACCTGACCCACTTTTGCTTGTTagaagtatttatttctttcctagGCAGATACACAGTTGGgcttatttgttttctttgcaccAGTGTCCCACCCCACACCTagcagttttc
The Oenanthe melanoleuca isolate GR-GAL-2019-014 chromosome 9, OMel1.0, whole genome shotgun sequence DNA segment above includes these coding regions:
- the SLC16A14 gene encoding monocarboxylate transporter 14 is translated as MYASREDIGYDFGEDSKVGSKPTKPNPNIDGGWAWMIVLSSFLVHILIMGSQMALGILNMEWLEEFNQSRGLTAWVSSLSMGITLIVGPFIGLFISMCGCRTTAIIGGVLNALGWILSAYASNVHYLFLTFGLTAGIGSGMVYLPAVVMVGQYFQKRRALAQGLSTTGTGFGTFLMTALLKYLCTEFGWRNAMFIQGAISLNLCVCGALMRPLSPKDLCEKYVVRSDSEETRANALSHSTETIKSNGVLGEETDKKEEAANEEVLGSVQHTEVGGKSGSGRSLYGLRLFKTVSQLTVTVRKGFALWYSSYFGAASLFTNRVFVAFIIWALFAYSSFVIPFIHLPEIVKQYNLSRQDNVFPLTSIIAIVHIFGKVILGIISDLPCISTWNVFLIANFTLVTCILTLPLMQTYVGLAVVCALIGFSSGYFSLMPVVTEDLVGTKHLANAYGIIICANGISALFGPPFAGWIYDITQKYDFSFYIAGLLYMVGIIFLLIQPCIQKKQPREKSTEEAQV